In the Candidatus Peregrinibacteria bacterium genome, ATATGACACCAATCACTCAAACATGTCGCCTGTCCGGAGTTCAGTTCGTTATCAGTGATTTGGAACAAGAATTTTTACGCAAAATGGAAGTGCCACTTCCGACCATCTCGCCATATGAAAGAATGCGACGCAGACTCTCATTTCGAAATGAACGACTTTTGTATCATCGCAAATGCGATCTCACTGGGAAGCAGATTATTTCTTCTGCATCTCAAGATAAAAAATATCCTGTGTACTGCGCTGATGCTTGGTGGAGCGATGATTGGAGTCCGCTGGATTATGGGCGTGACTTTGATTTTAGTCGGCCGTTTTTTGAACAATATTTTGAGCTGCGTGATCAAGTGCCGCGCCTCGCGCTGCAACAGCAACGCCCAATGATCAATAGTGAATATTGCAACTGTGCTTCGAAGAATAAAAATTGTTATCTGTGTTTTTCAACCAATCATTGCGAGGATTGCTATTACGGCTCGTGGATTAATTTTTCAAAAGACTGCGTGGACAACGAAAACTCACTTAAAAATGAACTAGCTTACGAAACCAACGACTGCGAAAGCTGTTACAATTGTGTCTACTCCGAAGAGTGCCATAACTGCAATGATGTGTATTTTTCCAAAGCATGCATCGGCTGTAAAAATATTATTTTTTGCACAAATTTAAAAAACAAAGAGTACTGTATTTTTAATAAAAAATATTCAAAAGATGAGTTTAAAAAATTCAAACAGGAAATGAATTTAGGCTCAAATAAAAAATTTAGTGAGCATGTCGCGACATTTGAAAAAATGAAATCCGGCATGATCGTAAAAGAATACCACGGAACAAATAACGAAAATGTAACAGGCAACCATATAACAAATTGCAAAAATAGTTTTTGGAGTTATATGGTGACTGACTGTGAGGATGCGACGCACTGCGCAAGCGTTGAAGTTGGAGTTAGGAATTGTATGGATTACACATACTGGGGAGGAAACGCCGAAAGAATTTATGAATGCCAAGCCTGCGGATATGATCTTTTTAATTTGAGATTTTGTAATCTTTGTTGGAGCAACTGCTCGGATCTCACATACTGTGACCACTGTTTCTCAAGCTCTGATTGCTTCGGATGTATCGGTTTAAAAAAGGCAAAGTATTGTATTTTGAATAAACAATATACCAAGGAAGAATATGAAGAATTGGTACCGAGGATAATTGAGCATATGAAAAAAACTAAAGAATTTGGCGAATTTTTCCCAACTTCAGGATCGCCGTTTGCGTACAATGAAACGCTCGCTGTTGAATATACGCCTCTCAATCGTGAGGAAGTTTTGGCTCGAGGAAATATGTGGAAAGAGGCAGATGCAATCGCTAAGTACCAAGGCCCGAAAGTCGAAATCCCCGATAATATAACTGATGCGCCTGAGGATATTTGTTCGCAAATTTTGACCTGTGAAGTTAGTGGGAAATTATACAAAGTCATTCCACAGGAACTGAGATTTTTGCGTAAAATGAATCTACCAATCCCAAGACGCTGCCCAGACCAACGGCACGCCGATCGCATGGCTAGACGAAACCCAAGGGTGCTTTATCAAAGACAATGCGCCAAGACTCACAAGGAAATCTGGACTACATACTCTCCAGAAAGACCTGAAAAAGTTTACTGCGAAGAGGCTTATAGGGAAGAATTTATATAGAGTCTCTATAAATGCCATTTCTGTGTTGAACTTTAAGAATCATAAAATAATCCTCATTCTTTTCTCGACCTAGATACTCAAGAAGCAACCTATAATCGCCCACGCGCAAACGATGGGTTGCCGGCTCTATACATTCAACCGAAACAAGTATGGAAAATATGTCGGGGTGACGTTTAATTGATTTGAGCTTATTTACTATCCGCCCTTGTATATCCTGTGACGGTTTTTCAAATGTCTTTTTACCCTTTTTTGTAAATTCAAAAATACTCATTTGCTTATATTACAAAACCGCTTGGGCCAGAATCATGTGATTCTTGCATCTGTTTCTTCAAGGCCTCCTTGTTTAATTCTATTTCATAATCTTCCAAATAGTCCTCGATCAAACTTTGGCAACCATCAAAATATGGGAGCATAACAACTTTTCCTTGCCCACGATTCGTGACTATATAAGTAGTCATTTCGATATTATTTGCGATTTCGCACATTCTTTTTTGCGCCTGTGTTGTTGTTATAATTTTAGACATATATATTTAGTTATATAGATAAATACTGATTTCACTATATATTTTACTATATATTAGAATATGTATCAATGCATATATTTAAAAAAACGTAAATGCACTTATATCATAAGATCTTAAAATATTTTTAAAATCTTTAGTAAAAAAAACTATAAAATAAATGACAATTTTTCAAGAGTACTATACTATTTACCCAACTTAAAACTCGAATGAACCGTCGCCACCATGGAAAACTGCAAACAATGCAAAACTCTATTTGAAATTACTGGAAATGACCGTGAGTTTTATGATAAAATTTCTCCGGTTTTTAGTGGTGTGAAATATTCAATCCCAAGTCCGACTTTGTGTCCGGCATGTCGAAGTATGAGACGGCTTACATATAGAAATGGAAGGACTCTTTATCAAAGGAAGTGTGATGGCACTTCCAAAGATATAATTTCTGTATATCATCCTGAGACGCCTTTCCCCGTATACTCTGTCGAACATTGGTATTCGGACAAATGGGATGGGCTTGAATATGGGCGAGATTTTGATTTCAACCGTCCATTTTTTGAGCAATTTCATGAACTGTCTCAGGTGGCCCCAAGAGCCTGCTTGCTCAATGAAGCAAATGAGAATTCAGAATATACAAGCTATGCAGGGTGGAATAAAGACTGCTACCTTGTGTTTTATTCCGATCGTAATCAACAGTCATATTATCTTGGGGATTCGTTTTATAATGTAAGTTGTTTAGACTGTTCATTTTCAAATAGAAATGAACTTTGCTATGAGCTTATTAATTCATTTAATTGCTACAATAGTAAATTTATCTACGATTCACAGTTGTGCTATGACTCGTGGTTTTTGAAAAATTGCGTTGGATGCAAGAATTGTATCGGGTGCGTCAACTTAAGAAATAAAGAATATTGTATTTTCAATGAGCAGTGCACGAAAGGGCAATACGAGGCAAAATTAAAAGAATTCAGCTTTGATAGTCATAGCTACCTTGAGGAATTCAAAAGGCGGTTCCAAGAATATTTGCTTAAATTTCAAATGAAATATCTTCATGGAATAAATAATGAAAATGTATCCGGTGATTACATTAATAACTCACGAAACCTTGCAGAATGTTTTCATGTAGAGGCGAGTCAGGACTGCGCGTACTTAAATGACTGTCAAAAATGCAACGACTGCTACGACATGGATGGCTGGGGCGGAAGCGGGGCCGAACGTGTATATGAAGGGCAAACTGTTGGGGAATCTGTATTGAACGTACTTTTTTCCAGTTTCATAATCAGTTCGTCATACGACATCTTGTACTCGGAATTTTGTACAAATGGCTCGAACAATTTGTTCGGTTGCTCTGGTTTAAAAAAACAACAATATTGCATTTTGAATAAAAAATATTCAAAAGAAGAATATGAAAAATTGGTGCCGAGGATAATAGAGCATATGAAAAGCAGTGGTGAGTTTGGTGAATTTTTCCCAGCAAGTTTAAGTCCATTTGGCTACAATGAAACTCAAGCTTATGAGCAATTTCCGCTTTCAAAAGAAGTCGCTCTTAGCAAAGATCTGAAGTGGAGGGATCGAGACCCTAAGGATTATCTACCACAAAATTTCGCTATAACCGATCGAATACATGATGTATCTGATGATATATGCGGTATGACTTTAGCATGCGAAGTAACACATAAAAATTATAAAATAATTCCACGCGAATTACAGTTTTATAAAACAATGGGATTGCCGATACCACGTCTCAGCGCCGATCAAAGACATACAGAGCGATTTAAATTACAAAACCCTAGATTTCTTTTTGATAGGGTTTGCTCAAATTGTAATACAAACTTACAATCATCTTTCAAATCAGACCGCCCCGAAAAAATACTTTGTGAAAAGTGTTATTTGGCTGATGTGTACTAAGTCTCTAAGCGAGTCTTTTTCCCGCTTCTATATAAACATCTGAGCGGTGGCGGATCGCGAAGATTTTGACTGTTTTACCTTCTATTCTAAAAACGACTCTGAAATTTCCAACCCTTAACTTCCTGTAGCCTTTGAGTGAGCGCCGGAGTGGTTTTGCAAACTGCTCGGGAGATGACATGAGTTTTTGCTCAATTGCTTTTTTAATTTTATCTCGAACTGGTGATGATAATTTTGGGATATCAACATTTTTGACCTCTCTCACATATATAACATTGTACGTCATGACCAAATATCTTCATGGGATATAAATTTTGTATCTTTTTTATCCCTTTCCTCTGCGAGCAAATTTAGAAAATCATCCTCATCTAACTCAATTGCAACCTCAATAAGCTCAACGGCTTTTGACGAGACAGAGATTCCGTCGCGCTCTGCGAGTGCCTCCAGAGCTTCATACGTCTTCTCAGAAGGCGTTAAGTTAACTCTTTTTTTGTTGGTTGGCATGAGTAAGTTTTTCATAAAATTACGTTTATAGTGTACCATAAGTGTTACACCATTTCAATGGATATAAAAATCTGTGTTTATATAGATAGCATACAAAGTTAAAAATTCTTTAAAATCTCGTTTAAAAAAAACTCTAAAAAATGGCTTTCCATAACATCATCTTGTTTTCAAGGAATTGCTTCGCTATACTGTTAACAGTAACAGTACTTTTTGAAATTATGAAAACTCAAAAAAACAAAACTCAGGCGGCCCAGGTGTATTTCCCAAAGAGCGTATATTTTAAAATCAAAATAGAGGCCAAGCGTGAGGACAAGCCGATGGCCGCATGGATTCGCGACATTGTTCTCAAAGAACTTGAAAAGAAAAATAAGGGTAAAAAGAGGCTTTCTGATTTGAAAACTTTTTCTGTGCCAGAGTTCAAAGGCTTCAAACCTGAAGATATTGATAAAATTGTTTATGAATTATGATATTTGCAGATACATCTTTTTTGATAGGCTACTTGATCGAGGAAGATCCTCATCATGAGAAGGCTCTTGAAATTGCCGCAACAATTGAGGATGATTTGCTTGTCACACATGATGTTTTAAAAGAGTTCGTTACCGTAGTTACTTACAAATCCTCAAGTGAAGTAGCCTTCGCGCTTTTTACAGCTGTTAAATCTAGCTACTTTATACAGGTGATGAATGAAGTTGAAGGGCACTTTGAAGAAACCATGGCAATCTTCGATCTACTTGGCCATCATAAATTTTCTTATACCGATTGTTCGCTAATTGCAATCGCCCAAATGCTCGAAGGCGAGGTACTTACTTTTGATAAGAGATTGGAAAAGGCGCTGGAGTAATGTAAACTTGCATTCTGAAATTAAGAAAAATTTATGGAAGGAATTATTCGCACTAAAAAATGTTCAAACGATTGCTGTGATGGTGAGATTCCCATCACTTCTTGGGATATAGAATTTTTCAAGAAAATGGATGTGGCGGAACCAACTGAATGTTTTGATTGTCGACAACAGTTGAAACTTTCTTTTCGTAATGAGCGGAAACTCTATCACAA is a window encoding:
- a CDS encoding type II toxin-antitoxin system RelE/ParE family toxin, which codes for MTYNVIYVREVKNVDIPKLSSPVRDKIKKAIEQKLMSSPEQFAKPLRRSLKGYRKLRVGNFRVVFRIEGKTVKIFAIRHRSDVYIEAGKRLA
- a CDS encoding PIN domain-containing protein; the protein is MIFADTSFLIGYLIEEDPHHEKALEIAATIEDDLLVTHDVLKEFVTVVTYKSSSEVAFALFTAVKSSYFIQVMNEVEGHFEETMAIFDLLGHHKFSYTDCSLIAIAQMLEGEVLTFDKRLEKALE